GAGCACCTGGCCGACGTTCATCCGCGACGGTACGCCGAGAGGGTTCAACACGATGTCGACCGGATTGCCGTCGGCGGTATAAGGCATATCCTCGACCGGACGAATCATCGAGATAACCCCTTTGTTTCCGTGCCGGCCCGCCATCTTGTCGCCCGGCTGGATGCGCCGCTTGACCGCCAGATACACCTTGACCATTTTCAATACACCGGGCGGCAGATCGTCGCCCATCGTGATTTTCCTGCGCTTGTTTTCGAATTTTTCATCGAATGCCTTGCGCTGCTGCTCGATTTGTTCGGCTGCCGCTTCGATCTGCACGTTGATGTCTTCGTCTTTCATCCGGATCTTCAGCCAGTCCGAATGTTTCAATCCGGCCAGATAATCCGCGGTCACTTCGCTGCCGGCCTTCAAATGCCCAGGGCCCGATTGAGCGAGCTTGCCGGTAATCGCCTTGGCGATCCGCGCATAGATGTCGCCTTCCAGAATTTTCAGCTGGTCATCCAAGTCCTTCCGGTAACGCTTGATTTCGGCGTCTTCGATCTCCAGCGCACGCTTGTCTTTCTTGACGCCGTCGCGGGTAAAGACTTGCACGTCGATCACGGTGCCTTCGATGCTGCTCGGCACACGCAACGAGGTATCCTTCACATCCGCCGCCTTCTCGCCGAAAATCGCGCGCAGCAATTTTTCTTCCGGCGTCAGTTGGGTTTCACCCTTCGGCGTCACTTTACCGACCAGAATGTCGCCCGGCTTCACTTCGGCGCCGACATAGACGATTCCGGATTCATCTAATTTTGACAACGCTTCTTCACTGACGTTCGGAATATCGGCAGTAATTTCTTCAGGGCTGTGCTTGGTATCGCGTGCGACACAGGTCTTTTCTTCGATGTGAATCGTGGTGAAGCGATCCTCCTTCACGACACGTTCGGAAACCAGGATCGAATCTTCGAAGTTATAGCCATTCCACGGCATGAACGCGACCAGCATGTTCTGGCCAAGCGCCAATTCGCCCAAATCGGTCGACGGACCGTCAGCCAGGATGTCTCCTTTTTTGACGATGTCCCCCGGTTTGACCAGCGGCTTCTGGTTGATGCAGGTATTCTGGTTCGAGCGCGTATATTTGGTCAGATTGTAAATATCGACACCCGGCGCACCGGTTTCGGTTTCGGTGTCGTTCACACGCACCACGATTCTGGCCGCATCGATCGCTTCGATGCTGCCGCCGCGCGTCGCCACCACCGCAACACCGGAGTCTTTCGCGACGGTCCGTTCCATGCCGGTGCCGACCAGCGGTTTTTCCGCGCGCAACGTCGGCACGGCCTGGCGCTGCATGTTCGATCCCATTAACGCGCGGTTCGCGTCGTCGTGTTCGAGGAACGGAATGATCGAGGCCGCGACCGAAACGATCTGTTTCGAGGACACGTCCATATACTGCACGGTGTCGGACATCGCCAGCGTAAATTCGTCCTTGTGACGGCAGGATACCAAACCTTCGATCAGCTTGCCGTTTTCGTCGACCGGAACACTCGCCTGCGCGATCACGTATTCGCCTTCCTCGATCGCGGACAGATAGTCGACCTGGTCGGTGACCTTGCCGTCCACCACCTTACGGTAAGGCGTTTCCAGGAAGCCATATTCGTTGGTCCGGGCATAGACCGACAACGAGTTGATCAACCCGATATTCGGACCTTCCGGCGTTTCGATCGGACAAACCCGGCCGTAGTGCGTGGTATGCACGTCGCGCACCTCGAAACCCGCACGCTCGCGCGCCAGACCGCCGGGACCCAGCGCCGATACCCGGCGCTTGTGGGTCACCTGCGACAGCGGATTGTTCTGATCCATAAACTGCGACAGCTGGCTCGATCCGAAGAATTCCTTGACCGCCGCCGAAACCGGTTTCGCATTGATGATTTCCTGCGGCATCAGGCCTTCGGAATCAGCCAGGGTCAAGCGTTCCTTGACCGCGCGCTCGACGCGCACCAAGCCGACGCGGAACTGGTTCTCGATCATTTCGCCGACCGACCGCACGCGCCGGTTGCCCAAATGGTCGATGTCGTCGACATTGCCGTTGCCGTTCCGGATATCGATCAGTTCTTTCAGGACATCGATGATGTCTTCCTTGCTCAGCGTGCCGGGACCGGTGATTTCGGTCCGGCCCAGACGGCGGTTGAATTTCATCCGGCCGACTGTCGACAAATCGTAGCGTTCGTCGGTAAAAAACAGATTCTGGAACAGGTTTTCAGCCGATTCTTTGGTCGGCGGCTCGCCGGGACGCATCATCCGGTAAATTTCGACCAATGCCTCCATCTGGTTGGTCGTAACGTCCAGGCGCATTGCGTTCGAAATATACGGACCTCTGTCCAGGTCATTCACGAACAAGGTGTCGATCTCGCTGATGCCGTGCTCGATGAAGCGCTCAATCGCGGCCAGCGTCAGCTCGTCGTTGACGCTGGCCAGCAATTCACCGGTCGAGTGGTCGATAATATTGCTGGCAAGAATCTTGCCGACCAGATAGTCTTTCGGTACCGCAACTTGAGTCAGCCCCGCCGCCAGCATCTGGCGGATATGCTTGCTGGTGATGCGGCGGCCTTCTTCGACGATCACCTGGTCGCCGTGCCTGATATCGAATGCCGCGATTTCGCCGCGCATTCTTTCAGGCACGACATGGAACAGCACCTGATCGGCGCTGATCGTAAATTTGTTCGTTTCGAAGAAGATCTTGATGATCTCTTCGTTATCCATACCCAGCGCTCTGAGCAGAATCGTCGCCGGGATTTTTCGACGGCGGTCGATACGCACGTACACGCAATCCTTGTGGTCGAACTCGAAGTCCAGCCAGGAGCCGCGGTAAGGAATGATGCGCGCGTTGAATAACAGCTTTCCGGACGAGTGGGTTTTACCCTTGTCGTGATCGAAGAACACGCCGGGCGAACGGTGTAATTGCGAAACGATGACTCGCTCGGTGCCGTTGATCACAAACGTCCCGTTTTCGGTCATTAAAGGAAGTTCGCCCATGTAAACTTCCTGTTCACGAATGTCCTTGACCACTTTAGCGGTTGCAGGCGCATCTTTGTCGTAAATAACCAGCCGGACCAATACTCTCAGAGGCGCCGCAAAGGTCGCGCCGCGCTGTTGGCATTCGCGGACATCGAATACAGGCTCGCCCAAGCGATAGCTGACATATTCCAGCACGGCATAGCCGGAATGGCTTTCAATCGGAAATACGCTCGAAAAAGCGGCATGGAGGCCGATATTGGCGCGTTTTTGAGGAGAAGCGCCCGATTGCAGGAAACTGGCGTATGAATTAATCTGGGTGGCTAAGAGATATGGCACGTCAAGTACTTCGGTACTTTTGCCAAAATTGTTACGGATACGCTTTTTTTCGGTAAAAGAGTAGGACATATCGATTCCAAACCTTTTCGTCATAGACTGTTTTTACTGTTTTTCGACTGGAAACAGTAAAAGGCCGGTGGTAATTCTACCACCAGCCGTACTCATTTGGCTTGCGCCGGATTTTGATCAAATGCAATTATTTGATTTCGACGGTTGCGCCTGCATCGAGCAATTGCTTCTTGAATTCTTCGGCTTCGGCTTTCGATACGCCTTCCTTCAAAGTAGTCGGTACGCCTTCTACCGCGTCTTTTGCTTCCTTCAGGCCCAAACCGGTGATACTGCGAACCGCTTTAATGACGCCAACTTTATTCTCGCCGAAACCAGTCAAGATGACATCGAATTCGGTTTGCTCTTCAACCGCTGCCGCGGCACCGCCTGCCGCCGGAGCTGCTGCCACTGCAACCGCTGCGGTCACACCGAATTTTTCTTCCATCGCTGAAATCAAATCAACGATTTCCATCACGGTCATGTTCGCAACCGCATCCAGGATGTCTTCTTTTGTTACTGCCATCTTAATATACCTCTAAAAATTTGTGTAAACGGGTGAATTCAAGCTTATGCCGCTTCTTTCTGGTCTCTGATCGCCGCCAAGGTACGTGCCAGTTTGCTGACCGGCCCTTTCATGACCGACATCAGCATCGCGATGCCTTGTTCGCGGTTCGGCAAGCTCGCCAAACGCGCCAGCTCGGACGGGCCATAGGCCTGACCGCCGATCGCCACGACTTTAGTGATTAACTTGTCATGCGTTCTGGCAAATTCGTGAATCAATCGCCCTGCCGAACCTGGATCTTCCATCGAAAATGCCAACAATAACGGACCGACAAGCCCGGATTGCATGCATTCGAATTCGGTTCCGGCGACTGCGCGTCTTGCCAGGGTGTTCTTGACCACTCGCAAATATACGCCCGTCTCTCTCGCGGTCTTACGCAATTCGGTCAGTTCCGTTACGGTCAGACCACGATATTCTGCAGCGATGGCAGAATGAGCTTTAACGGCATATTCAGCGACTTCTTCGACAACAGCTTTTTTGCCGTCTAAATTGAGTGCCACAGCCTACCTCCGGTAAGTTGCTGGATTAAGTTGCCCAGCGTGATAAAACGCATCCGTTGGGATGCACCTCACGGACCCTTTCCCCAATATGTTTAGGTTCCAGCTTCCGTCTGCGCAGGAAATTAAGTTGTTGTAACACCTGCGGTCTTTGACGGTTGCCGCTGTTACCGGCAACCCAAAGTTTATCCAGCCTCTAGATCGAAAGACTGTTTTGGTCCAGCCACAGGCCGGGACCCATCGTTGATGATAAGGTAATTTTTTTGATGTAAATGCCCTTGGATGTTGCAGGCTTGGCTTTCTTCAGGTCAGCCAGCAACGCTTCCAGGTTGCCCTGAATCGCAGCCGCATCGAAGCCGATCTTGCCGAGCGTACAATGAATGATACCGGCTTTGTCCGTACGGTAACGGACCTGACCGGATTTGGCATTTCTGACCGCGGTCGCCACATCGGGCGTCACGGTGCCGACTTTCGGATTCGGCATCAAGCCGCGCGGCCCCAGGATTTGACCGAGCTGACCGACGACACGCATTGCATCGGGGGATGCGATCACCACGTCAAAGTTCAATTCGCCTCTCTTGACCTGATCGCCCAGATCGTCCATGCCGACGATATCGGCACCTGCCGCTCTGGCTGCATCGGCGTTCGGGCCTTGCGCAAACACCGCAACACGTACGGTCTTACCGGTACCGTTAG
The genomic region above belongs to Methylomicrobium agile and contains:
- the rplA gene encoding 50S ribosomal protein L1 yields the protein MAKLSKKAKLIRSKVERTKQYSVTDAVALLKELGTAKFSESIDVSVNLGVDPRKSDQNVRGATVLPNGTGKTVRVAVFAQGPNADAARAAGADIVGMDDLGDQVKRGELNFDVVIASPDAMRVVGQLGQILGPRGLMPNPKVGTVTPDVATAVRNAKSGQVRYRTDKAGIIHCTLGKIGFDAAAIQGNLEALLADLKKAKPATSKGIYIKKITLSSTMGPGLWLDQNSLSI
- the rpoB gene encoding DNA-directed RNA polymerase subunit beta, giving the protein MSYSFTEKKRIRNNFGKSTEVLDVPYLLATQINSYASFLQSGASPQKRANIGLHAAFSSVFPIESHSGYAVLEYVSYRLGEPVFDVRECQQRGATFAAPLRVLVRLVIYDKDAPATAKVVKDIREQEVYMGELPLMTENGTFVINGTERVIVSQLHRSPGVFFDHDKGKTHSSGKLLFNARIIPYRGSWLDFEFDHKDCVYVRIDRRRKIPATILLRALGMDNEEIIKIFFETNKFTISADQVLFHVVPERMRGEIAAFDIRHGDQVIVEEGRRITSKHIRQMLAAGLTQVAVPKDYLVGKILASNIIDHSTGELLASVNDELTLAAIERFIEHGISEIDTLFVNDLDRGPYISNAMRLDVTTNQMEALVEIYRMMRPGEPPTKESAENLFQNLFFTDERYDLSTVGRMKFNRRLGRTEITGPGTLSKEDIIDVLKELIDIRNGNGNVDDIDHLGNRRVRSVGEMIENQFRVGLVRVERAVKERLTLADSEGLMPQEIINAKPVSAAVKEFFGSSQLSQFMDQNNPLSQVTHKRRVSALGPGGLARERAGFEVRDVHTTHYGRVCPIETPEGPNIGLINSLSVYARTNEYGFLETPYRKVVDGKVTDQVDYLSAIEEGEYVIAQASVPVDENGKLIEGLVSCRHKDEFTLAMSDTVQYMDVSSKQIVSVAASIIPFLEHDDANRALMGSNMQRQAVPTLRAEKPLVGTGMERTVAKDSGVAVVATRGGSIEAIDAARIVVRVNDTETETGAPGVDIYNLTKYTRSNQNTCINQKPLVKPGDIVKKGDILADGPSTDLGELALGQNMLVAFMPWNGYNFEDSILVSERVVKEDRFTTIHIEEKTCVARDTKHSPEEITADIPNVSEEALSKLDESGIVYVGAEVKPGDILVGKVTPKGETQLTPEEKLLRAIFGEKAADVKDTSLRVPSSIEGTVIDVQVFTRDGVKKDKRALEIEDAEIKRYRKDLDDQLKILEGDIYARIAKAITGKLAQSGPGHLKAGSEVTADYLAGLKHSDWLKIRMKDEDINVQIEAAAEQIEQQRKAFDEKFENKRRKITMGDDLPPGVLKMVKVYLAVKRRIQPGDKMAGRHGNKGVISMIRPVEDMPYTADGNPVDIVLNPLGVPSRMNVGQVLETHLGWAAKGLGIKIGKMLEARAKINEIREYLDKIYNSSGRKENLGSFSDKEILELAQNLVGGVPMATPVFDGATEEDIRTMLRLADLPEHGQTVLYDGLTGEAFEREVTVGYMYMLKLNHLVDDKMHARSTGPYSLVTQQPLGGKAQFGGQRFGEMEVWALEAYGAAYTLQEMLTVKSDDVTGRTRMYKNIVDGDHKMDAGMPESFNVLIKEIRSLAVNIELERD
- the rplL gene encoding 50S ribosomal protein L7/L12, with the protein product MAVTKEDILDAVANMTVMEIVDLISAMEEKFGVTAAVAVAAAPAAGGAAAAVEEQTEFDVILTGFGENKVGVIKAVRSITGLGLKEAKDAVEGVPTTLKEGVSKAEAEEFKKQLLDAGATVEIK
- the rplJ gene encoding 50S ribosomal protein L10, with translation MALNLDGKKAVVEEVAEYAVKAHSAIAAEYRGLTVTELTELRKTARETGVYLRVVKNTLARRAVAGTEFECMQSGLVGPLLLAFSMEDPGSAGRLIHEFARTHDKLITKVVAIGGQAYGPSELARLASLPNREQGIAMLMSVMKGPVSKLARTLAAIRDQKEAA